One genomic region from Streptomyces sp. Li-HN-5-11 encodes:
- a CDS encoding type II toxin-antitoxin system death-on-curing family toxin: MTYIYLSAEDVLAIAGHAVDDQAIVVRDAGLLESAVHRPSAAMFGQEAYADLFDKAAALLQSLAINYPFVDGNKRTAWTSCVVFLALNNVQLRPDIDAAERLVIDVATGALDEVKVIGEALRELSEQDV; this comes from the coding sequence GTGACGTACATCTATCTGTCGGCCGAGGATGTCCTGGCCATCGCCGGGCACGCCGTGGACGACCAGGCCATCGTCGTACGCGACGCGGGCCTGCTGGAGTCGGCCGTGCACCGGCCCTCGGCCGCGATGTTCGGGCAGGAAGCGTATGCCGATCTCTTCGACAAGGCGGCCGCGCTCCTGCAGTCGTTGGCCATCAACTACCCCTTCGTCGACGGGAACAAGCGCACGGCGTGGACATCCTGCGTCGTCTTCCTCGCCCTGAACAACGTGCAGTTGCGCCCCGACATCGACGCGGCGGAGCGTCTGGTCATCGACGTGGCGACAGGCGCCCTGGACGAGGTGAAGGTGATCGGCGAGGCGCTGCGGGAGCTCTCGGAGCAGGACGTGTGA
- a CDS encoding CopG family transcriptional regulator yields MAMNLRLRDDQTEALKLRAEEEGVSMHAILLRAVDDYLARTAHEALVRKAAREQTAKWAELLERLK; encoded by the coding sequence ATGGCTATGAACCTGCGTCTCCGTGACGACCAGACCGAGGCACTGAAGCTGCGGGCCGAGGAGGAGGGTGTCAGTATGCACGCCATACTGCTGAGGGCCGTGGACGACTACCTGGCCAGGACAGCGCACGAAGCCCTGGTCCGGAAGGCTGCCAGGGAGCAGACCGCCAAGTGGGCCGAGCTGCTGGAGCGGCTCAAGTGA
- a CDS encoding MFS transporter: MTALEPRDTGVADASDTAHGQEPSTDSVLSRAYRSLSVGIVSVVLLIAFEATAVGTAMPVAARDLDGVSLYAFAFSGYFTTSLFGMVLAGQWSDRRGPLGALTTGIGAFAAGLLLAGTASAMWVFIAGRAVQGLGGGLVIVALYVVVGRAYPERLRPSILAAFAAGWVVPSIVGPLASGAVTEHLGWRWVFVGIPVLVVFPLALALPQIRRRASGPVGQEAGQPSFDTRRIRLALGISLGSGLLQYAAQDVRWMSLLPGAAGTALLVPAVRGLLPRGTYRAARGLPSVVLLRGVAAGSFVAAESFVPLMLVTQRGLSPTPAGFSLAAGGVTWALGSWVQSRPGVAPYRDRLMTLGMGLVAAAIATAPSVLIHSVPVWTVAVAWAFGCFGMGLVIASAGVLMLQLSAPEEAGANSAALQISDALSNAVLLAAGGAAFAALGGGTVAHTTATATASATHPAAFAAVFLPMAGVAVVGVWVATRVRIRP, from the coding sequence ATGACCGCCCTGGAACCGCGCGACACCGGTGTCGCGGACGCCTCTGACACGGCCCATGGACAGGAGCCGTCCACCGACTCCGTGCTGAGCCGGGCGTACCGGTCGCTCAGTGTCGGGATCGTCTCCGTCGTGCTGCTGATCGCCTTCGAGGCGACCGCCGTCGGCACCGCGATGCCGGTCGCGGCGCGGGACCTGGACGGGGTGTCGCTGTACGCGTTCGCGTTCTCCGGATACTTCACGACGAGCCTGTTCGGGATGGTGCTCGCCGGGCAGTGGTCGGACCGGCGGGGCCCGCTGGGGGCGCTGACGACGGGGATCGGCGCGTTCGCGGCCGGGCTGCTGCTGGCCGGGACGGCAAGCGCGATGTGGGTGTTCATCGCCGGACGCGCCGTGCAGGGACTCGGCGGCGGACTGGTGATCGTCGCCCTGTACGTGGTCGTCGGCCGGGCCTATCCCGAGCGGCTGCGGCCGTCGATCCTGGCGGCGTTCGCCGCGGGCTGGGTCGTCCCGTCGATCGTGGGCCCGCTCGCCTCGGGCGCGGTGACCGAGCACCTGGGCTGGCGGTGGGTGTTCGTCGGCATCCCCGTGCTCGTCGTCTTCCCGCTGGCGCTCGCCCTGCCGCAGATACGACGCCGGGCGTCCGGCCCGGTGGGGCAGGAGGCCGGGCAGCCGTCGTTCGACACACGCCGCATCCGGCTCGCCCTCGGCATCTCGCTCGGGTCTGGGCTGCTGCAGTACGCGGCGCAGGACGTGCGCTGGATGTCACTGCTGCCCGGCGCGGCGGGAACCGCGCTGCTGGTACCGGCCGTGCGGGGGCTGCTGCCGCGCGGCACGTACCGGGCGGCCCGCGGGCTGCCCTCGGTGGTGCTGCTGCGCGGGGTCGCGGCGGGCTCGTTCGTCGCCGCCGAGTCCTTCGTACCGCTGATGCTCGTCACCCAGCGGGGGCTCTCCCCGACGCCGGCCGGGTTCTCGCTCGCGGCCGGCGGGGTCACCTGGGCGCTGGGCTCGTGGGTGCAGTCACGGCCGGGCGTGGCGCCGTACCGGGATCGGCTGATGACGCTCGGGATGGGGCTGGTGGCCGCGGCCATCGCCACCGCGCCCAGCGTGCTGATCCACTCCGTCCCCGTCTGGACGGTCGCCGTCGCCTGGGCCTTCGGCTGCTTCGGCATGGGCCTGGTCATCGCCTCCGCCGGCGTGCTGATGCTGCAGCTGTCTGCCCCCGAGGAGGCCGGCGCCAACTCGGCGGCCCTGCAGATCTCCGACGCCCTCTCCAACGCCGTCCTGCTCGCCGCGGGTGGCGCCGCGTTCGCCGCGCTGGGCGGAGGCACCGTGGCCCACACGACGGCTACGGCGACCGCCTCGGCCACCCACCCGGCGGCCTTCGCGGCGGTGTTCCTGCCGATGGCGGGGGTGGCGGTGGTGGGGGTCTGGGTGGCTACGCGGGTGCGGATTCGCCCTTAA
- a CDS encoding SUKH-4 family immunity protein has product MSTTEAGTATITLTEPGLDACVAPAPHVPPASRAGLAPTRPRLTGPGLTDTRPLVPCLETLVRFVARSRELAGTHGGFALRAGRTGLALDLPTRLLAREFGPGRVARFEDLDFPATLTHEPTRRFLRDTGLPEDGFLLQLDTDMPLPTLTEYCAHEHPGLLPPAQLPTGADHLIRLGRLVGDTSALVDGATGTIWNWDEPEATLRPLTADVSTLVLTLWLLHRER; this is encoded by the coding sequence ATGAGCACGACTGAAGCAGGCACCGCGACCATCACACTGACCGAGCCCGGCCTGGACGCATGCGTCGCGCCGGCTCCCCACGTCCCGCCGGCCTCCCGCGCCGGGCTCGCGCCCACCCGCCCCCGGCTGACCGGGCCCGGCCTGACGGACACCCGCCCGCTGGTCCCCTGCCTGGAGACGCTGGTCCGTTTCGTCGCGAGATCGCGCGAACTGGCGGGGACCCACGGCGGATTCGCTCTCCGCGCGGGTCGCACCGGGCTGGCGCTGGACCTGCCCACCCGGCTGCTGGCCCGCGAGTTCGGCCCGGGCCGCGTCGCCCGCTTCGAGGACCTCGACTTCCCTGCCACGCTCACCCACGAGCCGACCCGCCGCTTCCTGCGCGACACGGGCCTGCCCGAGGACGGCTTCCTCCTCCAGCTCGACACCGACATGCCCCTGCCGACCCTGACCGAGTACTGCGCGCACGAACACCCCGGGCTGCTTCCGCCCGCCCAACTTCCCACCGGCGCAGACCACTTGATACGCCTGGGCCGACTCGTCGGGGACACCAGCGCGCTGGTCGACGGCGCGACGGGCACCATCTGGAACTGGGACGAGCCCGAAGCCACCCTGCGCCCGCTGACCGCGGACGTCTCGACCCTGGTCCTCACCCTGTGGCTGCTGCACCGCGAACGGTGA